Part of the Streptomyces sp. NBC_01264 genome, CACCGGCCTGGACACCACCGACGGCACCTTCACCGACGGCACGGTCACCGCCGTCAAGCGCTGGCAGAAGTCCCACAAGGTGAAGGAGACCGGCGAGGTCGGCAAGGCCGACATCGCCTTCGCCTCCGGACCCCAGCGGATCCAGAAGAACGACATGGCCGTCGGCGATGAGGCCGCCGCTGGCAAACCCGTCCTGACCCTGACCGGCACCGAGCGGATGGTCCGCCTGCAGCTCGACGTGGCCAAGGCCGCCAAGCTCAAGACCGGCGACCCGGTGACCGTGAGCATGCCCAACGGGGGCACCGCCAAGGGCAAGATCAGTTCGATCGGCACCACCGCCAACGGCGACGACCCGTCCTCGGGGGGCGGGGGCGGGAGCGGGGGCGGAGGCGGCGGGGGCGGCGGGGACCAGAAGCCCAAGGTCGGCGTCGAGGTCGCCCTCGACAACCCCGCGGAGGCCACGGGCCCCGACCAGTCGCCGGTCTCGGTGAGCCTGACCGGCGAGGTCCGCAAGGGAGTCCTCTCCGTGCCGGTCAACTCGCTCCTCGCCCTCGCCGGAGGCGGCTTCGGGGTCCAGGTCGTCGAGGACGGCAAGGTCCGCGAGGTCAAGGTCGAGCTCGGCATGTTCGGCCAGGGCCGGGTGGAGGTGAAGGGGGACGCCCTCAAGGAGGGCATGCTCGTAGGAGTCCCCAAGTCATGAACAAACACGCCCACGCGGTCGTCGAACTGGCCGGCGTCACCAAGGAGTACCCCGGCGGGGTCGCGGCCCTGCGCGGAGTCGACCTCACGGTCATGAACGGCGAACTCCTCGCCATCGTAGGACCGTCGGGCTCGGGCAAGTCGACGCTGCTGCACATCGTGGGGACGCTGGACCGGCCGACCGCCGGCCGCGTCGCCATCGCCGGGTACGACATCGCGAGCCTCTCCGACCGGTCGCTGTCGGCGCTGCGCTCCCGCCACGTCGGCTTCGTCTTCCAGTCCTTCCACCTGGTACCGGGCATCAGCGCCCGCGCCAACGTCGCCGAGGGGCTCCTCTACTCCGGCCTCTCCCGCGCCGAACGCGGACGGCGGGCGGAACGCGCCCTGGAGCGCGTCGGCCTCGGCGACCGCATGGACCACCGGCCGCACGAACTGTCCGGCGGGCAGAAGCAGCGCGTGGCGATCGCCCGCGCGGTGGCGGGCGAACCGGACCTGCTGCTCGCCGACGAGCCGACGGGCGCCCTGGACACGGCGTCCGGCGAGTCGGTCATGGAACTGCTGCACGAGCTCAACCAGGACGGGGCCACCATCGCCGTGATCACCCACGACAACGAGATCGCGGCGAGCCTGCCCCGCCAGGTCCGCATCCGCGACGGCGAGATCGTGGCCGATGTGTGGAACGCCGATGCGTTGGGGAACACGGACGCGCTGGGGGTGGGTGCGTAGTGGGTGCCCGTACGAAGGCGCGCGCGGCCGGGAAGAAGGCCCGCAAGCTGTCCCCGCCGCGACTCGGCCCCCGGGACGTGTTCCACGTGGGATCGGCGGGGCTGCGCTCGCGGCCCATGCGTGTGTTCCTGTCGGCGCTCGGGATCGCGATCGGCATCGCGACGATGATCGCGGTCGTCGGCATCTCCTCGTCGAGCCAGGCCAAGCTGCTCCAGGAGCTCGACAAGCTCGGTACGAACATGATGGTCGCGACCCCCGCCCCGTCGATGTTCTCGGGACAGGACACCAAGCTGCCG contains:
- a CDS encoding peptidoglycan-binding protein, producing the protein MSKGKKWVLGSLAVVLAVTGGGYAVVAQAGTDGGGDGGGSKQGRADGLPGATSPVTRSDLSAVVKADGTLGFAKERKLNAVGLDAAGGAGGAGGAGGTPGAGGAGGAGAGSGSATLTWVAPPGSSVERDGKLYEVNGKPVRLMYGSTPMYRSLKSGDKGEDVKQLKQNLQALGFGTGLDTTDGTFTDGTVTAVKRWQKSHKVKETGEVGKADIAFASGPQRIQKNDMAVGDEAAAGKPVLTLTGTERMVRLQLDVAKAAKLKTGDPVTVSMPNGGTAKGKISSIGTTANGDDPSSGGGGGSGGGGGGGGGDQKPKVGVEVALDNPAEATGPDQSPVSVSLTGEVRKGVLSVPVNSLLALAGGGFGVQVVEDGKVREVKVELGMFGQGRVEVKGDALKEGMLVGVPKS
- a CDS encoding ABC transporter ATP-binding protein; translated protein: MNKHAHAVVELAGVTKEYPGGVAALRGVDLTVMNGELLAIVGPSGSGKSTLLHIVGTLDRPTAGRVAIAGYDIASLSDRSLSALRSRHVGFVFQSFHLVPGISARANVAEGLLYSGLSRAERGRRAERALERVGLGDRMDHRPHELSGGQKQRVAIARAVAGEPDLLLADEPTGALDTASGESVMELLHELNQDGATIAVITHDNEIAASLPRQVRIRDGEIVADVWNADALGNTDALGVGA